Proteins from a single region of Geothrix sp. PMB-07:
- a CDS encoding tyrosine recombinase: MPRPKSIEEPEHGWPLGWGASLREFRTHLAVERGLSNNTSSGYLSDLNHLAAWACEQEILAEALTRDHLTAFIVSQQAAGKAPRSLARMSSSLRAFLGFLRMEGGGGAGPEAVVKPPRPPRILPRTLGESQIEALLNAPDTATPLGVRDRAWLELIYASGLRVSELANLPALSVYLDEGFLKVMGKGSKERLIPFGTGAERWIRAWLTLRPGFKPSGGELFVGQRGEGLTRQHLWRLLKGYARAAGLRAEAISPHVLRHAFATHLLDHGADLRAVQAMLGHADISTTQIYTHVHQARLRALYDQMHPRSAP, from the coding sequence ATGCCCCGCCCGAAATCCATTGAAGAACCCGAACATGGCTGGCCCCTTGGCTGGGGAGCCAGCCTGCGGGAATTTCGCACCCACCTGGCCGTGGAGCGCGGGCTATCAAACAACACCTCATCTGGCTACCTGTCGGACCTGAACCACCTCGCCGCCTGGGCCTGTGAGCAGGAGATCCTCGCCGAAGCCCTCACCCGCGACCACCTCACGGCTTTCATCGTCTCGCAACAGGCCGCCGGGAAAGCGCCACGCAGCCTCGCCCGCATGAGTTCCAGCCTACGGGCCTTTCTTGGCTTCCTCCGCATGGAGGGCGGTGGCGGCGCGGGCCCCGAGGCCGTGGTGAAACCCCCGCGCCCGCCCCGCATCCTGCCGCGCACGCTCGGAGAAAGCCAGATCGAGGCCCTGCTCAATGCGCCGGACACGGCGACACCGCTGGGAGTGCGGGATCGCGCCTGGTTGGAGTTGATCTACGCCTCGGGGCTGCGCGTCTCCGAACTGGCGAACCTGCCCGCCCTTTCCGTGTACCTGGACGAGGGCTTCCTCAAGGTCATGGGCAAGGGCAGCAAGGAGCGCCTCATCCCCTTCGGCACTGGGGCGGAGCGGTGGATCCGGGCCTGGCTGACCCTGCGACCGGGCTTCAAACCCAGTGGCGGAGAACTCTTCGTGGGCCAGCGCGGCGAGGGCCTCACTCGCCAACACCTTTGGCGCCTGCTGAAGGGTTACGCACGAGCCGCCGGACTGCGGGCCGAAGCCATCAGCCCGCACGTCCTGCGCCACGCCTTCGCCACGCATCTGCTGGACCACGGCGCCGACCTGCGCGCGGTGCAGGCCATGCTGGGCCATGCCGACATCAGCACGACCCAGATCTACACGCACGTCCACCAGGCCCGGCTCCGGGCCCTCTACGACCAGATGCACCCCCGCTCAGCCCCGTGA
- a CDS encoding acyl-CoA desaturase, protein MAQQAQRSLLNTLFLWGTLILALILVPLKLVLQGLRWSEVGMFLLMYTLIGLSVTIGYHRLFSHRAFRAAWPLRLAFLVFGAAAFENSALWWSSDHRQHHRFVDDPEGDPYAISKGFWYAHWVWVMEGAVRPLEAVEDLQKDPLVRWQHRYHFWIGAVVALIPVYVGWATGNVWGHAAIGLLLRIVATHHSTFLINSAAHRWGSQPYSDTNSSRDNAFLAPLTFGEGYHNFHHKWQWDYRNAAKWYQWDPGKWLISLFAWVGLAHGLRRVPETQIQRARLDMEAKRLAAVLASTSPTLTEDLRERLGLAKARMEEALGTFQSRREAWEALTAEWKAKGQARGAAWQDLRGQWKSERSRCQQELRAAWADWKAARLKVLAFDGAS, encoded by the coding sequence ATGGCCCAACAAGCGCAGCGTTCCCTTCTCAACACCCTTTTCCTGTGGGGAACCCTGATCCTCGCGCTTATTCTGGTGCCCCTCAAGCTCGTGCTGCAGGGGCTGCGCTGGAGCGAGGTGGGGATGTTCCTGCTGATGTACACGCTCATCGGCCTTTCGGTGACCATCGGCTACCACCGGCTCTTCAGCCACCGGGCCTTCCGCGCCGCCTGGCCGCTGCGCCTGGCCTTCCTGGTGTTCGGCGCCGCCGCCTTCGAAAATTCGGCCCTGTGGTGGTCCAGCGACCACCGCCAGCACCACCGCTTCGTGGATGATCCGGAAGGCGATCCCTACGCCATCTCCAAGGGTTTCTGGTACGCACATTGGGTCTGGGTGATGGAAGGCGCGGTGCGCCCCCTGGAGGCGGTGGAGGATCTCCAGAAGGATCCCCTGGTGCGTTGGCAGCACCGCTACCACTTCTGGATCGGCGCGGTGGTGGCCCTCATCCCGGTCTACGTGGGATGGGCCACAGGCAATGTCTGGGGCCATGCGGCCATCGGCCTGCTGCTGCGGATCGTGGCCACCCACCACAGCACCTTCCTCATCAACTCCGCTGCCCACCGCTGGGGCAGCCAGCCCTATTCGGATACGAACAGCTCGCGGGACAACGCCTTCCTGGCTCCGCTCACTTTCGGCGAGGGGTACCACAACTTCCACCACAAGTGGCAGTGGGACTACCGCAATGCGGCCAAGTGGTACCAGTGGGACCCAGGCAAGTGGCTCATCTCCCTCTTCGCGTGGGTGGGCCTTGCCCACGGCCTGAGGCGCGTGCCGGAAACCCAGATTCAACGCGCACGCCTGGACATGGAGGCCAAGCGGCTGGCCGCCGTGCTGGCCTCGACTTCGCCAACCCTCACGGAAGACTTGAGGGAGCGCCTGGGCCTGGCCAAGGCCCGGATGGAGGAGGCCCTGGGCACCTTCCAGTCCCGCCGGGAAGCCTGGGAGGCCCTCACGGCTGAATGGAAGGCCAAGGGGCAAGCGCGAGGGGCGGCCTGGCAGGACCTGCGCGGCCAATGGAAATCCGAACGCAGCCGCTGTCAGCAGGAGCTGCGGGCGGCCTGGGCGGACTGGAAGGCTGCGAGGTTGAAGGTGCTCGCCTTTGATGGCGCCAGCTGA
- a CDS encoding ABC transporter substrate-binding protein — translation MHWPSFILAFSLCSGLWAGETIRYAVKEWTTLNPLLMSRNTDPEAVDLLFDRLVTVDAKGEFIPELLESWTLLKGGREVVLKLRPGLVWQDGNPIEAEDLVFTWKAMRHPRVMETASMAGGVPSLDSVTAEGPLTVRIRLKRPRGTLLADLYAFIPVPRHHYQVGSRPREAAVNFAPVGSGPYRVVGKATIHRVLLERWDGYRGAHPGSAAALEQVDANGITADLPAFQAERLHFAPVDPLAYYLVRKGARGLGLVQAMSLPQASFEAFFLNCDSRHSLLGDLAIRKAVAELVPWQQLARARRFFPSRLATSFWPPESWAYNPTPRPLPQVANAAAILEAAGWKLGPDGIRQDARGRRLSLVVHDGAPSPKESSARRMVALAAQVGIHIDLRPGSLRDVFEKATQRDGDLWAFGWALSLDPDVHSPLFTREGFLTKANVSSFLNPEIDRKFDEGRHTMDPEARKRIYQEIAELIYQYKPVIPINYRQTRVLIHRRLHGVVFDQLGQSSGFWPGRRGWVLGS, via the coding sequence ATGCATTGGCCTTCCTTCATCCTGGCGTTCAGCCTGTGCTCAGGCCTCTGGGCTGGGGAAACGATTCGCTACGCCGTCAAGGAATGGACCACGCTGAACCCGCTGCTCATGTCCCGGAACACCGATCCCGAAGCGGTGGACTTGCTCTTTGATCGGTTGGTGACCGTTGACGCCAAAGGGGAATTCATTCCTGAGCTGTTGGAATCATGGACCCTTCTCAAGGGTGGCCGCGAGGTGGTGCTGAAACTCCGGCCGGGCCTGGTCTGGCAGGACGGGAACCCCATCGAGGCAGAGGATCTGGTCTTCACCTGGAAAGCCATGAGGCATCCCCGGGTGATGGAAACGGCCTCCATGGCGGGCGGGGTGCCCAGCCTGGACAGCGTGACCGCCGAGGGACCCTTGACGGTGCGAATCCGGCTGAAGCGTCCCAGGGGCACCCTTCTGGCGGATCTCTATGCCTTTATTCCGGTGCCTCGCCACCATTACCAGGTGGGCAGCAGGCCGCGGGAGGCCGCGGTGAATTTCGCTCCGGTGGGATCGGGGCCCTACCGAGTGGTCGGCAAAGCCACCATCCACCGGGTATTGCTGGAGCGGTGGGACGGTTACCGAGGCGCACATCCTGGTTCCGCCGCCGCTCTGGAACAGGTCGATGCGAATGGGATCACCGCTGATCTTCCTGCATTCCAGGCGGAGCGTCTGCACTTTGCGCCGGTGGATCCGCTGGCCTACTACCTGGTGCGGAAGGGCGCCCGGGGCCTGGGATTGGTCCAGGCGATGTCGCTTCCCCAGGCTTCCTTCGAGGCTTTTTTTCTCAACTGCGATTCACGCCACAGCTTGCTCGGGGATTTGGCCATCCGCAAAGCGGTGGCTGAGTTGGTTCCATGGCAGCAGTTGGCCAGGGCCCGGCGGTTCTTCCCCAGCCGCCTCGCCACGAGCTTCTGGCCTCCCGAGAGCTGGGCCTACAATCCGACTCCCCGCCCGCTGCCTCAGGTGGCGAATGCGGCGGCCATCCTGGAGGCAGCGGGGTGGAAACTGGGGCCGGATGGCATCCGTCAGGATGCCCGCGGGCGGCGTCTCAGCCTGGTGGTTCACGATGGGGCGCCTTCGCCCAAGGAGAGTTCGGCCCGCCGGATGGTGGCCTTGGCCGCCCAAGTCGGAATCCACATCGATCTGCGGCCCGGATCGCTGCGCGATGTGTTCGAGAAAGCCACCCAGCGTGACGGCGATTTGTGGGCTTTCGGTTGGGCCCTCTCCCTGGATCCGGATGTGCACAGCCCTCTGTTCACGCGGGAAGGGTTTCTGACCAAGGCGAACGTGAGCAGCTTCCTGAATCCGGAGATTGATCGCAAGTTCGATGAGGGTCGGCACACCATGGATCCCGAAGCGCGGAAACGGATCTACCAGGAGATCGCCGAGCTCATCTACCAGTACAAGCCCGTCATCCCCATCAACTATCGGCAGACGCGGGTGCTGATCCATCGACGTTTGCATGGCGTCGTCTTCGATCAGCTGGGCCAAAGTTCCGGATTCTGGCCCGGTCGCAGAGGCTGGGTGCTCGGGAGCTGA
- the fabF gene encoding beta-ketoacyl-ACP synthase II, with translation MSRTVQRRRVVITGMGTVNPCGLTVPETWDNLLAGKSGISTIDRFDVTDFACKIAGQVKGFNPDLFIDKKEQKKMDIFIHYALGAAHEAWVDAGFDQIELTKAEREVFGTYIGSGIGGLSTIWDEANGYRGPRRTSPFFIPSLIVNLASGQASIKYGLQGPNSAVATACATGAHAIGDAARLIAFGYADRMMAGGSDSVINQLGVGGFAAMRALSTRNDEPERASRPFDVDRDGFVMAEGAGIVILEEYELAKARGAKIYAEVAGYGMSGDANHITTPAPEGEGGQRVMRAALKDADIAPEQVGYVNMHGTSTPVGDKLECLAIQKVFGEHSKKIKVSSSKSMHGHLLGAAGGLETIVAALAVKTGKIPPTINVDNQDPECGLDVTANVAGTFDAEYAMNNGFGFGGTNGCLVLRKV, from the coding sequence ATGAGCAGGACCGTCCAGCGTCGTCGCGTCGTCATCACCGGCATGGGGACCGTCAACCCCTGCGGGCTCACCGTGCCCGAGACCTGGGACAACCTGCTGGCCGGCAAGAGCGGCATCAGCACCATCGACCGCTTCGATGTCACCGACTTCGCCTGCAAGATCGCGGGCCAGGTGAAGGGCTTCAACCCGGATCTGTTCATCGACAAGAAGGAACAGAAGAAGATGGACATCTTCATCCACTACGCCCTGGGCGCGGCCCATGAGGCCTGGGTGGATGCGGGCTTCGACCAGATCGAGCTGACCAAGGCGGAGCGGGAAGTCTTCGGTACCTACATCGGCAGCGGCATCGGCGGTCTCAGCACCATCTGGGACGAGGCCAACGGCTACCGCGGCCCCCGCCGCACCAGCCCCTTCTTCATCCCCAGCCTCATCGTGAACCTGGCCAGCGGCCAGGCCAGCATCAAGTACGGCCTGCAGGGACCCAACAGCGCAGTCGCGACGGCATGCGCCACCGGCGCCCACGCCATCGGCGACGCAGCTCGTTTGATCGCCTTCGGCTACGCGGATCGCATGATGGCGGGCGGCAGCGACTCCGTCATCAACCAGCTGGGCGTCGGCGGCTTCGCGGCCATGCGCGCCCTCAGCACCCGCAACGATGAGCCCGAGCGCGCTTCCCGTCCCTTCGATGTGGACCGGGATGGCTTCGTCATGGCGGAAGGCGCGGGCATTGTCATCCTCGAGGAGTACGAGCTGGCCAAGGCCCGGGGCGCGAAGATCTACGCCGAAGTGGCCGGCTACGGCATGAGCGGTGATGCCAACCACATCACCACGCCCGCTCCCGAGGGCGAGGGCGGCCAGCGCGTCATGCGCGCGGCGCTCAAGGATGCCGACATCGCGCCCGAGCAGGTGGGCTACGTGAACATGCACGGCACCAGCACGCCCGTGGGCGACAAGCTGGAGTGCCTGGCCATCCAGAAGGTCTTCGGCGAGCACTCCAAGAAGATCAAGGTGAGCAGCTCCAAGTCCATGCACGGCCACTTGCTGGGTGCCGCCGGCGGCCTGGAGACCATCGTGGCGGCCCTGGCCGTCAAGACCGGGAAGATTCCCCCCACCATCAACGTGGACAACCAGGATCCCGAGTGCGGCCTGGATGTCACGGCCAATGTGGCCGGAACCTTCGATGCCGAATACGCCATGAACAATGGCTTCGGCTTCGGCGGCACCAATGGCTGCTTGGTGCTGCGCAAGGTCTAG
- a CDS encoding YafY family protein — MAVTKTPRKKPVTAATAEDKPAAKAKTASAKKAVAKAVEPAVVDSVAAEAAVAKSKDATKAPAKGKAAKAVEATPVSLSSETPESMPVEQKRAATTAAATVPATLPPLAQAVLSAICEGRAVEFIFADAETNAPRTFEPRHLTFDALSKAWYVWGWDRRYNAERHHRVDLLAEVNAVDGAGRAAQGPYAEGTPANLIGGWLGGDPIQVKATLLKQWVFAVKQAPPAFPNFKIEEQGDGQALVSFTATDLRAIARWAMQFGDGIQVLEPARLVDRIKQVGAVWAGRERQGIPAAAPAAKPAPRPEPPPEPRRHESRPPREHRSDRGPEREHRPEREEAPKAKPGKIEVIRFDRL, encoded by the coding sequence ATGGCCGTGACTAAGACCCCTCGCAAGAAGCCCGTGACTGCCGCCACCGCGGAAGATAAACCCGCCGCCAAAGCCAAGACCGCCTCCGCCAAGAAGGCTGTCGCAAAGGCCGTTGAGCCTGCCGTGGTTGATTCCGTCGCGGCCGAGGCTGCTGTGGCCAAGAGCAAGGACGCCACGAAGGCACCCGCCAAGGGCAAAGCCGCCAAGGCAGTGGAAGCGACACCGGTCTCCCTCAGCTCTGAGACTCCCGAGTCGATGCCCGTGGAGCAGAAGCGCGCCGCAACCACCGCAGCAGCAACTGTCCCCGCCACCCTTCCGCCCCTGGCCCAGGCCGTCCTTTCGGCCATCTGCGAAGGCCGGGCGGTGGAATTCATCTTTGCCGACGCCGAGACCAACGCGCCCCGCACCTTTGAACCCCGCCACCTCACCTTCGACGCCCTGAGCAAGGCCTGGTACGTCTGGGGCTGGGACCGCCGCTACAACGCCGAGCGCCACCACCGCGTGGACCTGCTGGCCGAGGTCAATGCCGTGGATGGTGCCGGCCGCGCCGCGCAGGGGCCCTACGCGGAGGGCACTCCCGCGAACCTCATCGGCGGCTGGCTGGGCGGCGACCCCATCCAAGTCAAAGCCACCCTGCTCAAGCAGTGGGTGTTCGCGGTGAAGCAGGCCCCTCCCGCCTTCCCGAACTTCAAGATCGAAGAACAGGGGGATGGCCAGGCTCTGGTGTCCTTCACGGCCACCGATCTCCGCGCCATCGCCCGCTGGGCCATGCAGTTCGGCGATGGCATCCAGGTGCTGGAACCGGCCCGTCTGGTGGACCGCATCAAGCAGGTGGGTGCGGTCTGGGCTGGCCGCGAGCGCCAGGGAATCCCCGCCGCCGCGCCTGCGGCGAAACCCGCGCCACGGCCCGAACCTCCCCCCGAACCCCGTCGCCATGAGTCCCGCCCGCCCCGCGAACATCGGTCCGACCGTGGGCCCGAGCGGGAACACCGGCCCGAACGCGAAGAGGCGCCCAAGGCGAAGCCCGGGAAGATCGAAGTCATCCGTTTCGACCGACTCTGA
- a CDS encoding ABC transporter substrate-binding protein — MMHWRTFAFTLSLLSGLWAGGDVIHVAVNPWTTLNPLILSQDTDVEMADLLFDRLVTIDAKGAYIPELLESWKILPGGREVILKLRPGMTWHDGTPIEAEDLVFTWKALRLPRVRQIADTAGGVTSFEDLKAEDAHTVRIRLRRPRGTLLSDLYNFIPVPRHRYEVGPKPLQDAVNFAPIGSGPYRVVGKGSATEVRLERWDGYRGAHPGQATGFILMQLGNVKALSLMQQDQLHYAGVGSLRYYLVRKGAQGAGLVQAVSVPLATFDALILNCDSKHSVLGDPTLRQALYELLPWEEQAKVRRFFPARLSTSFWPPETWAYDPTPRSLPQPERAAALMEAAGWKLGADGLRHDAKGRPLSLEMYDFAPPSKLNVSHQLVIQAAKVGVRINLHYLTYPEVMAKAQGQAGDIWTYGWALSLDPDLESPLFTREGLTTKANLSGYLNPEMDRLFDQGRHTQDQEARKQIYRHISEIIFRDKPIIPINYFQQRVLVHRRLKGVTFNQLGQPYGFWPGRRNWKLEP, encoded by the coding sequence ATGATGCACTGGCGTACCTTCGCTTTCACCCTCAGCCTTCTTTCCGGTCTCTGGGCCGGTGGAGACGTGATTCATGTGGCCGTGAATCCTTGGACCACCTTGAATCCCCTGATCCTGTCCCAGGATACCGATGTGGAGATGGCGGACCTGCTGTTCGACCGTCTGGTCACCATCGATGCGAAGGGCGCCTACATTCCCGAATTGCTGGAGTCGTGGAAAATCCTCCCGGGCGGCCGAGAGGTGATCCTGAAATTGCGGCCGGGGATGACTTGGCATGATGGCACTCCCATCGAGGCGGAGGATCTGGTCTTCACCTGGAAGGCGCTGAGGCTTCCGCGGGTCCGGCAGATCGCGGACACGGCTGGCGGGGTGACCAGCTTTGAGGACTTGAAGGCCGAGGATGCCCACACGGTGAGGATTCGCCTCCGGCGGCCCCGGGGCACCCTCCTCTCGGACCTCTACAACTTCATCCCGGTTCCCCGCCATCGCTACGAAGTAGGCCCCAAGCCGCTTCAGGATGCTGTCAATTTTGCGCCGATCGGCTCTGGTCCCTACCGGGTGGTGGGAAAGGGCAGTGCCACAGAGGTGCGCCTGGAGCGCTGGGATGGCTACCGCGGGGCGCACCCGGGGCAGGCTACCGGGTTCATCTTGATGCAGCTGGGCAACGTGAAGGCGCTGAGCCTGATGCAGCAAGACCAGCTTCACTACGCGGGAGTGGGTTCCCTGCGCTACTACCTGGTGCGCAAGGGCGCCCAGGGCGCAGGCCTGGTGCAGGCTGTATCGGTGCCCTTGGCCACCTTCGATGCGCTGATCCTCAACTGCGATTCAAAGCACAGCGTGTTGGGCGATCCCACCCTCCGGCAGGCTCTCTATGAACTGCTGCCCTGGGAAGAGCAGGCCAAGGTCCGACGCTTCTTCCCGGCCCGGTTGTCGACCAGCTTCTGGCCACCAGAAACCTGGGCCTACGACCCCACACCGCGTTCTCTTCCACAGCCAGAACGGGCTGCAGCGCTGATGGAGGCCGCAGGTTGGAAACTGGGGGCTGACGGTCTTAGGCACGATGCGAAGGGGCGGCCGCTCAGCCTGGAAATGTATGATTTCGCGCCCCCCAGCAAGCTGAATGTGAGCCATCAACTGGTTATTCAGGCCGCCAAGGTGGGCGTGCGGATCAACCTCCACTACCTCACCTATCCCGAAGTGATGGCGAAGGCTCAAGGCCAGGCGGGCGACATCTGGACCTACGGTTGGGCACTCTCGCTGGATCCGGATCTTGAAAGTCCCCTCTTCACTCGGGAGGGGCTGACCACGAAGGCCAATCTGAGTGGCTATCTGAATCCCGAGATGGACCGCCTGTTCGATCAGGGGCGGCACACGCAGGATCAGGAGGCCCGGAAGCAGATCTATCGGCACATCTCCGAGATCATCTTCCGGGACAAGCCCATCATTCCGATCAACTATTTCCAGCAGCGGGTGCTGGTGCATCGGCGGTTGAAGGGCGTCACCTTCAACCAGTTGGGCCAACCGTATGGCTTCTGGCCCGGCCGGCGCAACTGGAAGCTGGAACCCTGA
- the uvrB gene encoding excinuclease ABC subunit UvrB, protein MSKAIPFKLVAPYSPAGDQPEAITQLVAGLERGDSAQTLLGVTGSGKTYTMASTIARAARPALIFAPNKTLAAQLFSEFKQFFPENAVEYFVSYYDYYQPEAYVPERDLFIDKDAKVNEELEKLRLSATRCLLERRDTIVIASVSCIYGLGDPSSYLNLSVALKVGQTVDRALLLRNLVAIQYQRNHLSFEPGIFRVRGDVVEVYPAYEDVAYRIELWGDEVERLSKIDPLRGVVIEKLDELTIWPKTHYVTPEDKLKTAIRDIKEELEARENELRAAGKIVELQRLHQRVIYDVEMMKEMGHCSGIENYSRFLDGRQPGQPPHTLLDYFPEDFIVFMDESHVATGQLHGMYNGDRARKTTLVDYGFRLPSALDNRPLKFEEFESRVKQVIYVSATPGSYELEQSGGAFVEQVVRPTGLVDPVVEVRPVGTQVDDLLEEIRKVVARDERVLVTVLTKKLAEQLTAYYQELGIKAEYLHSEIDTLERVELLKNLRRGVFDVLVGINLLREGLDLPEVSLVAILDADKEGFLRNTRSLIQTIGRAARNVSGKAILYADVMTGSMKQAIGETERRRNKQLAHNAAHGITPETVKRNLDDVMGEALAREFINVTKEERAAEEPLLYLEDKHFEREVAKLEKRMKELASQMKFEEAAELRDRIQHARRERLLDVNGVTATGPSL, encoded by the coding sequence ATGTCCAAAGCCATTCCCTTCAAGCTCGTCGCACCCTATTCGCCCGCAGGGGATCAGCCCGAGGCCATCACACAGCTGGTGGCGGGGCTCGAACGCGGTGACTCCGCCCAGACCTTGCTGGGCGTGACCGGCTCGGGGAAGACCTACACCATGGCCAGCACCATCGCCCGGGCGGCACGGCCCGCGCTCATCTTCGCGCCCAACAAGACCCTGGCCGCCCAACTCTTCAGTGAGTTCAAGCAGTTCTTTCCCGAGAACGCCGTCGAGTATTTCGTCAGCTACTACGACTACTACCAGCCCGAGGCCTACGTGCCCGAGCGGGATCTCTTCATCGACAAGGATGCCAAGGTCAACGAGGAGCTGGAGAAGCTGCGCCTCAGCGCCACCCGCTGCCTGCTGGAGCGCCGCGACACCATCGTGATCGCCTCGGTGAGTTGCATCTATGGTCTGGGCGATCCCTCGTCCTACCTGAACCTCTCCGTGGCGCTGAAAGTGGGGCAGACGGTTGACCGGGCCCTGTTGCTTCGGAACCTGGTGGCCATCCAATACCAGCGCAACCACCTCAGTTTCGAGCCCGGCATCTTCCGTGTGCGGGGCGATGTGGTGGAGGTTTATCCGGCCTACGAGGATGTGGCCTACCGCATCGAGCTGTGGGGCGACGAGGTGGAGCGCCTGTCGAAGATCGATCCCCTGCGCGGTGTTGTGATCGAGAAACTGGATGAACTCACCATCTGGCCCAAGACGCACTACGTGACGCCCGAGGACAAGCTCAAGACCGCCATCCGCGACATCAAGGAGGAGTTGGAAGCCCGCGAAAACGAGCTGCGCGCCGCAGGCAAGATCGTCGAGCTGCAGCGCCTGCATCAGCGCGTGATCTACGATGTGGAAATGATGAAGGAAATGGGCCACTGCAGCGGCATCGAGAACTACAGCCGCTTCCTGGATGGCCGCCAGCCGGGCCAGCCGCCCCACACGCTGCTGGACTACTTCCCGGAGGACTTCATTGTTTTCATGGACGAAAGCCACGTGGCCACGGGCCAGCTCCACGGCATGTACAACGGCGACCGGGCCCGCAAGACCACGCTGGTTGATTACGGCTTCCGCCTCCCCTCGGCCTTGGACAATCGCCCCCTCAAATTCGAGGAGTTCGAGAGTCGGGTGAAACAGGTGATTTATGTTTCCGCCACGCCGGGTTCCTACGAGCTGGAGCAGAGCGGCGGCGCCTTTGTGGAGCAGGTGGTGCGACCCACGGGGCTGGTGGATCCCGTGGTGGAGGTTCGCCCCGTGGGCACCCAGGTGGACGACCTCCTGGAGGAGATCCGCAAGGTGGTGGCCCGCGACGAGCGGGTGCTGGTGACGGTGCTCACCAAGAAGCTGGCGGAGCAGCTCACGGCCTACTATCAGGAACTGGGCATCAAGGCCGAATACCTCCACAGCGAGATCGACACGCTGGAGCGGGTGGAGCTGCTGAAGAACCTGCGCCGGGGCGTCTTCGACGTGCTGGTGGGCATCAACCTTTTGCGTGAGGGCCTGGACCTGCCGGAAGTGAGCCTGGTGGCCATCCTGGATGCGGACAAGGAGGGCTTCCTCCGCAACACCCGCAGCCTCATTCAGACCATCGGCCGGGCGGCCCGCAACGTCAGCGGCAAGGCCATCCTCTACGCCGATGTGATGACCGGCTCCATGAAGCAGGCCATCGGCGAGACCGAGCGCCGCCGCAACAAGCAGCTGGCCCACAACGCCGCCCACGGGATCACCCCCGAGACCGTGAAGCGCAACCTGGACGATGTCATGGGCGAGGCTCTGGCCCGCGAATTCATCAACGTCACGAAGGAGGAGCGGGCCGCCGAGGAACCCCTGCTCTACCTGGAGGACAAGCATTTCGAGCGGGAAGTGGCCAAGCTCGAAAAGCGCATGAAGGAACTGGCTTCCCAGATGAAGTTCGAGGAGGCGGCAGAGCTGCGGGACCGCATCCAGCATGCCCGGCGGGAGCGCCTGCTGGACGTGAATGGCGTGACCGCCACGGGGCCGAGTCTCTAG
- the acpP gene encoding acyl carrier protein, producing MADVRKKVIAIIAEQLAKPEDSISESSHFVDDLGADSLDTVEIIMAIEEAFSLEIPESEQEKIRTVGDAIAYIEKHSKA from the coding sequence ATGGCTGATGTCCGTAAGAAGGTTATTGCGATCATTGCTGAGCAGCTGGCCAAGCCCGAAGATTCCATCTCCGAGTCCAGCCACTTCGTCGACGATCTCGGTGCCGACAGCCTCGACACCGTCGAGATCATCATGGCGATTGAGGAGGCCTTCAGCCTCGAGATCCCCGAGAGCGAGCAGGAGAAGATCCGCACCGTGGGCGACGCCATCGCCTACATCGAGAAGCACTCGAAGGCCTGA